In the Sandaracinus amylolyticus genome, GATGGAGTCGGTGCTCCGCGAGAAGCTCGAGGCGGTCACGCAGCTCGAGCCGCGTGCGACGTCGTGCCACGTGGTGATCGAGCCCACCGACAAGCGGCACCGTCACGGCACGATCCACCGCATCACGGTGCGGCTCGCCGTGCCGGGTGACGAGCTCGTCGTGAGCCGCGAGAGCGGCGAGGATCACTCGCACGAGGATCCTTACGTCGCGCTGCGCGATGCGTGCGACGCGCTGCGCCGCCAGGTCGTCGAGCGCAATCGCATGCGCCGCGGCGACTGACTGATTCGTCGATCCCGCGCGGCCCGCCCCGCCCACGCACCATCCCTCCGCGGCACGTGGGCGAGGCGGCGGCGAGGGAGATCACGCCCAGGGGGGCTGGCGTGATCTCCGCGCGCGGCTCCGTGGAGTCACGAGCGTCGGGGGGGGGCGGCGACTGCTCGCGCGAACGGAGCCGGTGCTCACTCGGCGATCGGGCGGTCTTCCTCGTAGCGCTGCAGGTTGCGCTCGCGCTCCTCGACGCCCTCTTCCGCCTGCTCGAGGCGCTGCTCTTCCATCTCGTGCTGCTGCTCGAGCGCCTCTTCACGCTGCTGGAGCTCGCGGTCGAGCTGCTGCTGCTGGGTGTCGAGCTGCTGCTCGCGCTGCTCGCGCTCCTGCTCGAGCTGCTGCTCCTGGGCCTCCATGCGCTGGTCGAGCGCCTCCTCTTGCTCGTCCATCGCGTTCTCGCGCGGCGTCTCGCACGCCGGCAGCGCGCCGAGCGCGAGGCCCGCGAGGATTCCGATCATGAGGTGCTTCCGCATTCTTGGTTCTCTCCTCTCCGTACGGTCCCGGGAGGAGCAACCGCGATGCCGACACCGTCGATCCGAGCCCACGGCGCGGAGATCGTCTCGTCGTGCGTGTCGCCAGCGCTCGGATGTCGCGCCGAGGTGCAGGCAATCGCGTCCAGGAGCGCCTTGGCGTGAGGCGTCGTGACGCGCGCAACGGTCTCACCGTCGCGCGGACGAGACGTTCGAGCACGGCACGCCGGGCTCGAACGTGCGTCAGGCGCGACGCCGGCGGATCGCGAGGCCGAGCGCCACGACCGCGAACGCGAGCGCGAAGTGCGAGCGCGACGCGCCGTGCCCGACGCTGCAGCCGCCGGAGATCATGCGCGGGCCGTCATCGCCGGGGCCGCCGTCGTCGCCGGGGCCGCCGTCGTCGCCGGGACCTTCGCAGTCGATCGCGTCCTCGCCGTCGCAGTCCTGATCGACTCCGTCGTCGCAGATCTCGTCGGCGCCGGGGTGCACGTCGGCATCGTCGGGCGCGCAGTCGTCGGACGCGTAGCCGTCGCCGTCGTCGTCGGTCGGCGGCGCGCTGCAGGCGCCCGCGGCGCAGCCGAGCTCGCAGGTCTCGCGGAACACCATGCCGCGCTCGCAGCGCACACGATCGCTGCCCTCGCAGCTCCACGCATCGCCGATCCCCTCGGGGCACGGCGGAGGCGCGGTCGAGGTCACGCGGATCTGGAGCTGCGCATCGACGGGACCGCCGCTCTCGCTGAACCACGCGACGCCCTCGCGCACGAGGTTGAAGAACTGCGGGTAGTCACCCGCCGCTTCGGGCGCGCGCACGCTGAACACGAAGCGACCGGTGCCGCCGGGCGGGACCTCGCGATCGATCGTCGCGGCGCGGTTCGGCGCGATCCAGTCGTCGGCGGCGATCGGGCTGGCGACGTCGCGCGGCTCGGTGGTGCCGAGGAAGACCTCGCCCGGACGCCACGTCTGCGCGCCGGTGTTGCGCATCTCGAGGTAGCCCATCTGCGCGGTGCCGGCCTCGAGCGGGAACGGATCGCGCGCGAGCGGGAAGCTCTGCGAGACGTACGCGGCGCCCCAGTCGCGCGTCGTCACCCAGAAGTCGGCGCCCATCTCGTTGTAGACGCCGGTCGTGTTGTCCCGGTAGTGCGCGTAGCGCTGCGAGAAGCACGAGTAGCTGGGGGCGCAGCCGTTGTAGTAGTGGGTGACGGTGCGGATCCAGGGATCCCAGCGATCGTTGCCGATGCGCACGCCGTTCATCCACGCGATCGCCTGCGCGCGGTTCTCGACGCCGGGCACGTACGCCGAGCGGACCACCATGT is a window encoding:
- a CDS encoding HPF/RaiA family ribosome-associated protein, which produces MRMPVQIHFRDMDASEAMESVLREKLEAVTQLEPRATSCHVVIEPTDKRHRHGTIHRITVRLAVPGDELVVSRESGEDHSHEDPYVALRDACDALRRQVVERNRMRRGD
- a CDS encoding putative metal-binding motif-containing protein; its protein translation is MMRRAAFVCLTALSLLLPACMQNEPAAPMGMLMDEPGEVGVVSADLTAAERRVRAGQIRDAAFGAGMEQGWLLAGIADAETRMSHCWRELTWACQGPNSSDCGGGPVVAGAGDGPCADRQGGLGMFQFDAGTFEQTLAREGNRILSIAGNTQAAVDFVANMVVRSAYVPGVENRAQAIAWMNGVRIGNDRWDPWIRTVTHYYNGCAPSYSCFSQRYAHYRDNTTGVYNEMGADFWVTTRDWGAAYVSQSFPLARDPFPLEAGTAQMGYLEMRNTGAQTWRPGEVFLGTTEPRDVASPIAADDWIAPNRAATIDREVPPGGTGRFVFSVRAPEAAGDYPQFFNLVREGVAWFSESGGPVDAQLQIRVTSTAPPPCPEGIGDAWSCEGSDRVRCERGMVFRETCELGCAAGACSAPPTDDDGDGYASDDCAPDDADVHPGADEICDDGVDQDCDGEDAIDCEGPGDDGGPGDDGGPGDDGPRMISGGCSVGHGASRSHFALAFAVVALGLAIRRRRA